In Limnobaculum parvum, one DNA window encodes the following:
- a CDS encoding DUF2799 domain-containing protein has product MKHMIAILCTLLFISGCSSSPDGILDSSDNSGLPSKWFEIGHYEAITGNGVKDNMVLSEWYGEAEINRTAYLQGFAKGQDELCQPEKIADMARTNQEFPASCNSTPNAEQLKDSWQQLIEK; this is encoded by the coding sequence ATGAAACATATGATAGCGATATTATGCACCCTGTTATTTATTAGCGGCTGTTCCAGCTCACCAGACGGCATACTGGACAGTTCAGATAACAGCGGACTACCATCAAAATGGTTTGAAATCGGTCACTATGAAGCCATCACAGGTAACGGTGTTAAAGACAATATGGTGTTGTCCGAATGGTATGGCGAAGCAGAAATTAACCGCACCGCTTATTTACAGGGGTTCGCCAAAGGTCAGGATGAGCTGTGCCAGCCAGAAAAAATTGCCGATATGGCTAGAACCAATCAAGAATTTCCAGCCAGTTGCAATAGTACGCCCAATGCGGAACAGT